A window of the Trichoderma asperellum chromosome 4, complete sequence genome harbors these coding sequences:
- a CDS encoding uncharacterized protein (EggNog:ENOG41): protein MSHPTQIPYRQIRASYDSQHIIVYQAYKTSIADAAVKAQKLNASPDFSPERMTWIKPSWCWMMYRSGYSHKDAGQSRILALKMKKQDFLGLLEQAILSTHPSPHAHVDKESTNRTVVHEKPTDVRVQWDPERNPKLEALPYRSIQIGIPATLSTKWADEWIVSIEDVTERAKELKKALEEQPDISTDELVKRGLVPEEKPLDVPEEILSRLEMTVLGVADEL from the coding sequence ATGTCTCATCCCACGCAAATTCCCTACCGCCAAATCCGCGCCTCCTATGATAGCCAACACATCATCGTCTATCAAGCTTACAAAACTTCCATTGCCGATGCTGCGGTCAAGGCTCAGAAACTCAATGCGTCCCCGGATTTCAGCCCTGAGCGCATGACCTGGATCAAACCAAGCTGGTGCTGGATGATGTACCGCTCCGGATACTCTCACAAGGACGCGGGCCAAAGCCGCATCCTCGCCCTCAAGATGAAAAAACAAGACTTTTTGGGCCTCTTGGAACAGGCAATCCTGTCTACCCATCCATCCCCGCATGCCCACGTAGACAAAGAAAGCACCAACAGGACAGTGGTCCACGAGAAACCTACGGACGTGAGAGTCCAGTGGGATCCGGAGAGGAACCCGAAGCTGGAGGCGCTGCCTTACAGGAGCATTCAGATTGGCATTCCTGCGACGCTGAGCACGAAATGGGCGGATGAGTGGATCGTTTCCATTGAGGACGTTACGGAGAGGGCCAAGGAGCTGAAAAAGGCCTTGGAGGAGCAGCCAGACATTTCGACGGATGAGTTGGTGAAAAGGGGGCTGGTGCCGGAAGAGAAGCCGTTGGATGTCCCGGAGGAGATTTTGTCGCGGTTGGAAATGACTGTTTTGGGGGTTGCTGACGAATTATAA
- a CDS encoding uncharacterized protein (EggNog:ENOG41): MRLLNTKSQDLEVFATNEEVRYAILSHTWGSQEVTLAGFVTKDKRTDSEGWEKIRRSCEVAARLGFDYIWIDTCCIDKTSSAELSEAINSMFQWYEKAEVCIAYLEDVSSADDPTKDGSQFAQCRWFSRGWTLQELIAPPEVHFYSQEWQLIGTRTSLQEAITRVSLIPAVMLNTSSQRQSLDDFSVAEKMSWAASRQTTRPEDMAYCLLGLFDINMPLLYGEGRVKAFKRLQEEIIKSTNDDSIYAWRYPEELSKRQHFWGLLAESPAAFGHQGGDFVIKRARYLTRRSNYVATVSSRGLDVELALTPHPRDESGTIFIAVLDCDMGRDEVSHELTPAIILQKTQWHNDTEFVRVRTDHLLMLSMNRMKLAKDLNRYRLGYDRLSEAQPRQIFVPNSLSTRRSPRGVLFHPEVAPLYHDKPFMIDVLSNNSAWFFYVSKSTLANTVTGSLHRRNSAFEEPPHEAGETFVLNFDHTSDLGATEPAQPIVLGFLELEIKQNGGWNSWRTCLVIGLEPHPPNPFGTPSLYTVPWYAFEKKDKVAAGELGDVLARENRAMEHKLLHEVLQVEFDLESRHSRLFYNVILKLKESSKDSRR; the protein is encoded by the exons ATGAGATTACTAAATACCAAATCTCAAGACCTCGAGGTCTTTGCTACCAATGAGGAAGTACGGTATGCCATATTGTCTCATACATGGGGCAGCCAAGAAGTAACGCTAGCGGGCTTTGTTACAAAGGATAAGAGGACGGACTCTGAGGGATGGGAGAAGATACGCCGAAGCTGCGAAGTAGCGGCTCGTCTGGGCTTCGACTACATATGGATAGATACATGCTGCATCGATAAGACCAGCAGCGCTGAGCTGTCTGAAGCCATCAACTCCATGTTTCAGTGGTATGAGAAGGCCGAGGTCTGCATCGCATATCTGGAGGACGTCTCATCAGCGGATGATCCAACAAAAGACGGTTCTCAGTTTGCGCAATGCCGCTGGTTTAGCAGAGGCTGGACCTTGCAAGAGCTGATTGCTCCTCCCGAGGTACACTTTTACTCTCAAGAATGGCAGCTCATCGGGACTCGAACTTCTCTCCAAGAAGCCATCACGAGAGTTTCCCTCATCCCTGCTGTGATGCTCAATACGAGTAGTCAGCGCCAAAGCCTGGATGATTTTTCCGTCGCAGAAAAGATGAGCTGGGCGGCCAGTCGGCAAACTACCCGGCCAGAGGACATGGCATACTGCCTGCTCGGATTGTTCGACATTAACATGCCTTTGCTATATGGAGAAGGCCGCGTCAAAGCGTTCAAGCGGCTACAAGAAGAGATCATTAAGTCCACAAATGATGATTCCATTTACGCCTGGAGATATCCTGAAGAACTATCCAAGAGACAGCATTTCTGGGGCCTCTTGGCAGAGAGTCCTGCGGCATTTGGACATCAAGGCGGTGACTTTGTAATTAAAAGAGCAAG GTACCTCACACGACGCTCAAACTATGTAGCCACGGTTTCAAGCCGTGGCCTGGACGTAGAACTGGCTCTGACGCCTCACCCTCGAGATGAATCCGGGACCATCTTCATTGCGGTGCTGGACTGCGATATGGGCCGAGATGAGGTCTCGCATGAGCTGACACCAGCCATTATCCTTCAAAAGACGCAGTGGCACAACGATACAGAATTCGTCCGTGTACGAACAGATCATTTGCTAATGCTATCGATGAACCGCATGAAGTTGGCCAAAGATCTCAACCGCTATCGTCTGGGCTACGACCGCCTTTCAGAGGCCCAGCCTCGACAGATATTCGTCCCGAACAGTCTATCCACGCGGCGATCTCCCCGGGGCGTCTTGTTCCATCCTGAAGTGGCGCCTTTATATCACGATAAGCCGTTTATGATTGATGTGCTCTCGAATAATTCTGCATGGTTCTTCTATGTGTCCAAAAGCACTTTAGCAAATACCGTCACAGGTAGCCTTCACCGACGCAACTCTGCATTTGAAGAACCACCACATGAGGCAGGCGAGACATTTGTACTAAACTTTGACCATACTTCTGATCTGGGTGCCACCGAGCCTGCGCAGCCGATTGTACTCGGGTTCTTGGAGCTCGAGATCAAGCAAAACGGTGGATGGAACAGCTGGCGCACATGTCTCGTAATAGGCTTGGAGCCTCATCCTCCAAATCCCTTTGGCACGCCTTCGCTGTATACAGTACCATGGTATGCATTTGAGAAAAAGGACAAGGTTGCGGCGGGTGAGCTGGGTGATGTGCTGGCGAGAGAAAACAGGGCGATGGAGCATAAGCTGTTGCATGAGGTGCTGCAAGTCGAGTTTGATCTGGAGAGTCGGCACTCgaggcttttttataatgtAATTTTGAAACTGAAGGAGTCGAGCAAGGATTCGAGGAGATAG
- a CDS encoding uncharacterized protein (EggNog:ENOG41): MLFSNKNYDLHKNHKKIMNLIQVSGCAALQQCDQQQAVPLSLKVIPPRFDLGTFRKWFDYCNKNHGLLCRSKKTELCGTRLIDCEEQSIVEHGPGMPYVALSYVWGQPTTQREITTCNGKQLPTQLSLVIRDAMAVTQAMGFRYLWVDRYCIDQNNPTVVHQQIGQMGAIYGNAEVTIIAAAGQDENYGLPGVGRNRPGTQTVAHIGEVAVVWAAGDPQAAIKSSHWSTRGWTFQEALLSRRRLVFTEDQVYFECSAMNIFESLDIPLDSLHIKDRSKSYEDLRGGVFGRNRAAQFGRFILQKQGKGENLSQYLSNVEEYSARKLTFAKDSLDAFRGIAQQFWYRKHAVHNIWGLPYLTLPAERGLGFVYSLAWHHTTSCWDLSQSPHRRSQFPSWSWAGWEGEIRYQMPWSKHNLWSSKLFEAISFENEMGSPTTLEMIVPNIDETCDFPVMRLTAAVVPSKLISFNFNVDSDKQWRFGKYKADLALSYGSVSESQFAQDIHDSHIWQCVCIGWSGWGVTVMILKIHDSSGLWKRAGLLTINCYTHNVEPMMQTWEYKSFRVR; encoded by the coding sequence ATGCTGTTTTCCAACAAAAACTATGATCTGCACAAGAATCACAAGAAAATCATGAATTTGATTCAAGTATCTGGGTGTGCAGCGCTCCAACAGTGCGACCAGCAACAGGCGGTTCCTTTGTCACTAAAGGTAATACCTCCTAGGTTTGATTTGGGCACATTTAGAAAATGGTTTGACTATTGCAACAAAAACCATGGGCTACTCTGCCGCTCTAAAAAGACAGAATTGTGTGGCACTCGCCTCATTGATTGCGAGGAGCAATCTATTGTAGAGCATGGGCCCGGGATGCCGTATGTGGCTCTGAGCTACGTTTGGGGACAGCCCACGACCCAGAGAGAGATAACTACATGTAATGGGAAGCAACTACCTACTCAACTCTCATTGGTTATCCGAGATGCTATGGCGGTTACTCAGGCAATGGGATTCCGGTATCTATGGGTAGACCGATACTGCATTGATCAAAACAATCCAACAGTCGTGCATCAGCAAATTGGGCAAATGGGTGCTATATACGGCAACGCCGAAGTGACTATAATCGCTGCAGCAGGTCAAGATGAGAACTATGGTCTACCAGGAGTAGGAAGAAATCGCCCAGGGACACAAACGGTGGCCCACATTGGCGAAGTCGCAGTAGTGTGGGCAGCGGGGGACCCCCAAGCAGCAATCAAATCATCGCATTGGTCTACTCGTGGATGGACTTTTCAGGAAGCACTcctcagccgccgccgccttgtTTTCACAGAAGATCAGGTTTATTTTGAGTGCAGCGCAATGAATATCTTCGAGAGCCTCGATATTCCACTCGATAGTTTGCACATCAAAGACAGAAGTAAAAGCTACGAGGACCTGAGAGGTGGAGTTTTCGGCAGGAATCGTGCAGCGCAATTCGGCAGGTTTATTCTCCAAAAACAGGGAAAGGGAGAGAATCTCAGTCAATATCTATCGAATGTGGAAGAGTATTCCGCCCGGAAATTGACTTTTGCCAAGGATTCCCTGGACGCATTTCGAGGTATTGCGCAACAATTCTGGTACCGAAAGCACGCAGTCCACAATATTTGGGGGTTACCATACCTAACACTACCAGCGGAACGAGGGCTTGGTTTCGTATATTCACTAGCTTGGCACCATACAACCAGTTGCTGGGACCTCTCACAGAGTCCACATCGTCGATCACAATTCCCTTCCTGGTCTTGGGCCGGATGGGAGGGTGAAATCCGATATCAAATGCCCTGGAGTAAACATAACTTGTGGTCTAGTAAACTTTTTGAGGCTATTTCCTTCGAGAACGAAATGGGTAGTCCCACAACCTTGGAGATGATTGTGCCAAATATTGATGAGACTTGTGATTTTCCAGTTATGAGACTCACCGCGGCAGTGGTTCCCTCGAAACTCATTTCCTTTAACTTCAACGTTGATTCGGATAAGCAATGGCGGTTTGGAAAATACAAAGCCGACCTAGCACTGTCCTACGGCTCTGTGTCTGAATCCCAATTTGCTCAAGATATTCATGATAGTCATATATGGCAATGTGTCTGTATCGGATGGTCAGGCTGGGGGGTGACCGTCATGattttaaaaatacatgACAGTTCGGGATTGTGGAAGCGGGCCGGGTTATTGACTATTAACTGCTATACGCATAACGTCGAACCGATGATGCAGACCTGGGAATATAAATCATTTAGAGTTAGATGA
- a CDS encoding uncharacterized protein (EggNog:ENOG41), protein MRLLKTDTIEIQTFEYGDIPPYAILSHRWGKDELTYQDLEAGLKANERKERFKKVQQCCSKARADGFEYVWIDTCCIDKTSSAELSEAINSMFLWYHQAERCYAYLADVPSKSTFKESEWFTRGWTLQELLAPTDICFVDENWHDIGTKKSQQQNISECTGIPVSILCGDDDLDTASIAQRMSWASKRRTQRLEDRAYCLLGIFGIHMPLIYGEGEQAFLRLQEEIMRISHDDSLFAWKSSDSRGGLLATSTEAFKDSGDIIQSNPFNDSTTALTINSRGVHLKVRFMGIGPQRLGLAILHCRRKGEDKPVAIYARDLFGTMETFERVMSEKLEHFDRRKYRLSQYPMRKMCIQTGRMTPLLNSNNLKKRKRDNSTQYKIYDDYTLQSLMHFDRVEAVLKTATSTSQDDMWLLLTRDNVEVNWGDDYDWTALHHAVNRYKKTAVKMLLARGANINCVNAVGETPICLAAKNGYEDVFKLLIDAGALINPTESEHKMPLSLAIMERHKNIVKLLLENGAKIDEKDSSIGKSPLSLAASITDQSILRLILEHKAEAHANDPKITETPFLSAIMDGNQDYVQSCLKQQLRLYEAALDYYTVTPLSLAVLNGHGDIVKLLLENGAQAGEIYYGLSLLSLAISNGHHDIAELLLKNGTDAEATIDSSGRKPLSLAILNGHRDIVKLLVKFGAKADTKDEDGGTPLFLAVFQKQEDVVTFLLESGPEVNLKDANDFTPLHMATLNGHEGIATLLLASGAKVNVQDNAGRTPLMLAVTCGYDNIVVLLLKWGAGINIKNDIGGIALSLAIPDGYEHIVKLLLENGADISLKDFEGQTPLMLAKRYGQGGIIKLLQEAEKTM, encoded by the coding sequence ATGCGTCTACTAAAGACTGATACAATCGAGATTCAGACATTCGAGTACGGTGATATTCCGCCGTACGCTATCCTATCACATAGGTGGGGAAAAGATGAACTCACCTATCAGGACCTGGAAGCAGGGCTGAAGGCGaatgaaaggaaagaaaggttTAAGAAAGTGCAACAATGCTGTTCTAAAGCCAGGGCAGACGGCTTCGAATATGTCTGGATTGATACTTGTTGCATAGACAAGACAAGTAGTGCTGAGCTGTCAGAGGCGATTAACTCCATGTTCCTTTGGTATCACCAAGCTGAGAGATGCTATGCCTATCTTGCAGACGTGCCCTCGAAATCTACTTTTAAGGAAAGCGAGTGGTTTACAAGAGGTTGGACCCTGCAAGAGTTGCTCGCCCCAACAGACATTTGTTTTGTAGATGAGAACTGGCATGATATCGGAACCAAAAAGAGCCAACAACAGAACATATCCGAATGCACTGGCATACCTGTAAGCATCCTctgcggcgatgatgaccTTGACACAGCCAGTATTGCACAAAGAATGTCATGGGCTTCCAAGAGAAGAACGCAACGACTTGAAGATCGTGCTTATTGTTTATTGGGAATATTCGGCATTCATATGCCACTGATCTATGGAGAAGGCGAACAAGCTTTTTTAAGGCTACAAGAGGAAATCATGAGGATCTCACATGATGATAGTCTCTTTGCGTGGAAATCTTCTGACTCTCGTGGCGGATTGCTGGCTACCTCCACTGAAGCTTTCAAAGACTCTGGAGATATTATTCAATCCAATCCATTCAACGATTCTACTACtgctttaactataaatagcAGAGGAGTCCATTTGAAAGTTCGTTTTATGGGAATAGGCCCTCAGAGATTAGGTCTCGCAATTCTTCATTGCAGAAGAAAGGGCGAAGATAAACCGGTCGCCATCTATGCCAGAGACTTGTTTGGAACAATGGAGACTTTTGAAAGAGTCATGAGTGAAAAGCTCGAGCATTTTGATCGAAGAAAATACAGGCTCTCACAATATCCAATGAGAAAGATGTGTATCCAGACAGGAAGAATGACGCCTCTGCTGAATTCGAACAATCTGAAGAAACGGAAACGTGACAATAGTACGCAATACAAAATTTACGACGACTACACGTTGCAAAGTTTGATGCACTTTGATCGTGTAGAAGCGGTGTTAAAAACAGCAACCTCAACATCACAGGATGATATGTGGCTGCTGCTAACACGAGACAACGTTGAAGTAAATTGGGGCGATGACTATGACTGGACAGCGTTGCATCACGCAGTCAACAGGTATAAGAAGACAGCGGTGAAGATGTTGCTAGCTAGGGGTGCCAATATCAACTGTGTGAATGCCGTTGGTGAGACTCCGATATGCTTAGCCGCTAAAAATGGATATGAAGACGTTTTCAAGCTGCTGATAGATGCGGGTGCTCTGATTAACCCAACAGAGTCAGAACACAAGATGCCGCTATCGTTGGCCATTATGGAAAGACACAAGAACATCGTCAAGCTGTTGTTAGAAAATGGAGCCAAAATTGACGAAAAGGATAGCAGCATTGGTAAAAGTCCTCTATCGTTGGCCGCTTCTATTACAGACCAAAGCATTCTCAGGTTGATACTGGAACATAAAGCCGAGGCTCATGCAAATGACCCTAAAATTACTGAAACGCCATTTTTATCAGCCATAATGGACGGAAATCAAGATTATGTTCAATCCTGCTTAAAACAGCAACTCAGGCTTTATGAAGCAGCCTTGGATTACTATACCGTAACGCCACTATCATTAGCCGTTTTAAATGGACATGGAGATATTGTCAAGCTGTTGCTCGAAAATGGAGCCCAGGCTGGTGAAATCTACTATGGTCTATCATTGCTATCATTAGCTATTTCGAATGGACATCATGATATTGCCGAGCTATTATTGAAAAATGGAACCGACGCCGAAGCAACAATTGATAGCAGTGGTAGAAAGCCGTTATCACTGGCTATTTTAAATGGGCATCGAGACATTGTTAAGTTATTGGTTAAATTTGGAGCCAAGGCTGATacaaaagatgaagatggtggaACGCCACTATTTTTAGCTGTTTTCCAAAAGCAGGAAGATGTTGTTACGTTTCTACTTGAAAGCGGCCCTGAAGTCAATTTAAAAGACGCAAATGACTTTACGCCGCTACATATGGCTACATTGAATGGGCATGAAGGTATTGCTACGTTGTTGCTCGCGTCTGGAGCCAAAGTTAATGTACAAGACAATGCTGGCAGAACGCCGCTTATGTTAGCGGTAACTTGCGGGTATGACAATATTGTGGTCTTGCTGCTGAAATGGGGAGCAGGCATTAATATCAAAAATGACATTGGTGGGATAGCTCTCTCTTTGGCTATTCCTGATGGTTATGAGCATATTGTTAAACTGCTATTAGAGAATGGTGCTGATATTAGTTTGAAGGATTTTGAAGGTCAAACACCACTTATGTTGGCGAAGCGCTATGGGCAGGGAGGCATTATCAAACTGTTACAGGAAGCTGAGAAGACCATGTAG
- the ERG6_3 gene encoding Delta(24)-sterol C-methyltransferase — protein sequence MAETQALLPADQARNMAFDKILHKSSSTSQGGLRAMINKDNDAHKAAVVEYFQHWDDKKAEDETEAVRQARVTDYASLTRQYYNLATDLYEYGWGEAFHFCRFAYGERFNQAVARHEHFLASNIGIKPGMRVLDVGCGVGGPAREIVKFTGAHVTGLNINSYQISRAKQYAVKEKLTHKLDFVQGDFMNLPFPDNSFDAVYAIEATVHAPNLESAYREIFRVLKPGGVFGVYEWFMTDAFNNDDLTHRQIRLDIEQGDGIAQMLKVEDGLAAIQGAGFTLETHYDLAEDYSNETSVAPWYWPLGTDLRYAQTLADVFTVLRMNRFGREVSHAFISLLELLGIAPSGTRKTAQSLGKAADALVEGGKKKLFTPMYLMVGRKPEY from the exons ATGGCCGAAACTCAAGCACTTCTTCCGGCTGACCAAGCCAGAAACATGGCGTTTGATAAAATCTTGCACAAGAGCTCGTCAACATCTCAAGGCGGTCTTCGTGCCATGATAAACAAAGACAATGATGCTCACAAGGCAGCTGTAGTTGAATACTTCCAGCACTGGGATGATAAGAAAGCTGAAGACGAGACTGAAGCCGTTCGACAGGCTCGAGTTACTGATTATGCAAGCCTAACTAGACA GTATTACAACTTGGCGACCGATCTTTACGAATATGGCTGGGGCGAGGCATTCCACTTTTGCAGGTTTGCCTACGGGGAGAGATTTAATCAGGCTGTGGCTCGACATGAACACTTTCTAGCAAGTAACATTGGCATCAAGCCTGGCATGCGGGTGCTGGATGTTGGCTGCGGTGTTGGAGGACCAGCACGAGAAATCGTCAAGTTTACCGGAGCCCACGTCACCGGTTTGAACATCAATTCTTACCAAATCAGTCGAGCAAAGCAATACGCAGTCAAAGAAAAGCTTACTCACAAGCTTGATTTCGTTCAGGGTGATTTCATG AACCTACCTTTCCCCGATAACTCGTTCGATGCCGTATACGCAATCGAAGCTACAGTTCATGCGCCGAACCTTGAAAGCGCATACAGAGAAATTTTCCGTGTACTAAAACCTGGTGGCGTGTTTGGCGTCTACGAATGGTTCATGACAGATGCCTTCAATAATGACGACTTAACTCATCGCCAAATCCGTCTCGATATCGAACAGGGCGATGGTATTGCTCAAATGCTCAAAGTAGAAGACGGTCTCGCCGCCATTCAGGGCGCAGGTTTCACTCTCGAAACCCACTACGACCTCGCTGAGGACTATAGCAACGAGACCAGCGTTGCGCCGTGGTACTGGCCTCTGGGCACTGATCTTCGTTATGCGCAGACGCTGGCGGATGTCTTTACGGTCTTGAGGATGAATCGCTTTGGCAGAGAGGTGTCGCATGCTTTTATTTCGCTTTTGGAGCTGTTGGGGATTGCACCGTCTGGTACTAGGAAGACTGCTCAGAGTCTTGGAAAGGCAGCGGACGCACTTGTTGaaggagggaagaagaagctgtttACGCCAATGTATCTGATGGTAGGCCGCAAGCCGGAGTATTGA
- a CDS encoding uncharacterized protein (EggNog:ENOG41), producing the protein MLKHAPRILRALGQTNLLKHHSIALLTHVLRNDGRCCACKRRFGGYMFLPTADRVCRICVKSDPCFQMVPYPMLLRYGVLTHSQRYTLPVMRVHPAYFVEMLGEERFVPQYLVSIKDVGLHKMLPIRHRLDAAAQEQLFRAERRYTRGFDTTIRYPVNSHFPLKYVDSPEALQHQDFDSDPQQLYRAEGDNYPGRAYIKFPNVSSKGNTNRTERGILCLGCWHAYELLCDRANPDRVSDLCPPFMLIRDQRLINRDQLLRKGEFREHVIHCPGIQGLLEEWQQGTQRWMPGSPQ; encoded by the coding sequence ATGCTCAAGCACGCGCCCCGAATTCTTAGGGCCCTTGGCCAGACGAACCTCCTCAAACACCATTCGATCGCACTGCTGACACACGTTCTTCGAAACGACGGCCGTTGCTGTGCCTGTAAGAGGAGATTCGGTGGATACATGTTTCTTCCTACGGCTGACCGCGTCTGCCGCATTTGCGTCAAATCCGATCCATGCTTTCAGATGGTCCCCTATCCTATGCTGTTGCGATATGGGGTGCTCACTCATTCCCAACGTTATACGCTCCCTGTCATGCGTGTTCATCCGGCCTACTTTGTGGAAATGCTAGGTGAAGAGAGATTTGTCCCTCAATATCTCGTGAGCATCAAGGATGTAGGGCTACACAAGATGCTGCCGATTCGGCACAgacttgatgctgctgcccaaGAGCAGCTGTTCCGCGCCGAGAGGAGATACACTCGCGGCTTTGACACTACCATCAGATATCCCGTAAACAGTCATTTTCCTCTAAAGTACGTGGATAGCCCCGAGGCACTGCAGCATCAAGACTTTGATAGTGATCCGCAACAACTATATCGAGCCGAGGGGGACAACTATCCCGGCAGGGCGTACATAAAGTTCCCGAACGTGTCCAGCAAGGGAAATACCAACCGCACAGAACGCGGGATATTGTGCTTGGGATGTTGGCATGCCTACGAATTGCTCTGTGACCGTGCAAACCCGGACCGAGTCAGCGATCTGTGCCCTCCGTTTATGCTTATTCGTGACCAGCGCTTGATTAACCGAGATCAGCTGCTGCGGAAAGGCGAGTTTCGGGAACATGTCATTCACTGTCCTGGCATTCAGGGGCTTTTGGAAGAATGGCAGCAAGGGACTCAGAGATGGATGCCAGGTTCTCCGCAATAG
- a CDS encoding uncharacterized protein (EggNog:ENOG41), translating to MLLSQISYNLTQLLSLPTTPLSFITTNASIPIDAAMPSLISGGWHEGERAMHREARNPHFENPTSRGFPTPYAVRVMHSQLLALGTLDSEGRPWTTIWGGERGFARPVAEGVLGIRSAVDKEYDPVYDVFWKSSDSKVSSEPGEEGIIRPEGGKMMSALSIDLETRDRVKLAGRLIAGGDMPGPDGEVQLAMHVQESLGNCPKYINKKALEPTVPRAELVPGGPDGTLPPEAIALIEKADMFFLSSTDGDSMDTNHRGGPKGFIRVLQNDEGGVELVYPEYSGNRLYQSLGNLKVNPLIGIVIPDYDTSNALYLTGHTTILLGKDAAALLPRSNMAVRITVSASHLVKASLPFRGTPNEPSPYNPPVRYLLSERAPALASTDRPDINATLVSREILTPTIAVFTFKLETTSPRNLPQWQPGHHVTMGFETELSTGYAHMNDRDPQSLNDDYVRTFTVSSPPGSLSSKDLFQITARLHGPVTKFLWRHNPVSPLDISVMGFEGKDAFKLPTSASTAGKQPVFVAGGVGITPLLAQAKAVLDASVPLTLLWTLRGVDLPLAIHTFDKIPGLAERSTIFATGSLASDETKKLLEKISERGATVQERRINTQDLEDMKGGEKKFYLCTGASLLTSLRGWLESEDVVWEDFGY from the exons ATGCTCCTCTCCCAAATCTCCTATAACCTCACACAGCTGCTGTCCCTGCCGACAACCCCCCTCAgcttcatcaccaccaacgcCTCCATCCCCATCGACGCCGCAATGCCGTCCCTCATATCCGGCGGCTGGCACGAGGGCGAGCGGGCCATGCACCGCGAGGCCCGCAACCCTCACTTTGAAAACCCGACTTCACGCGGATTCCCTACGCCGTATGCCGTACGGGTGATGCACTCGCAGCTTCTTGCGCTCGGAACGCTGGACAGTGAAGGGAGGCCATGGACGACGATCTGGGGTGGTGAGAGGGGCTTTGCGAGACCCGTGGCCGAAGGCGTTTTGGGCATCAGAAGTGCTGTGGACAAGGAGTATGATCCTGTATATGATGTTTTCTGGAAGTCGTCCGACAGCAAAGTGAGCAGCGAACCTGGTGAAGAAGGCATTATAAGGCCTGAGGGAGGCAAGATGATGTCCGCCCTATCCATCGATCTCGAAACCCGTGACCGTGTGAAACTCGCTGGTCGTCTCATTGCCGGAGGAGACATGCCAGGTCCCGACGGTGAAGTCCAGTTGGCGATGCATGTGCAGGAGAGTCTGGGCAATTGTCCCAAGTATATCAACAAAAAGGCACTGGAACCGACTGTGCCTCGGGCTGAATTGGTGCCTGGAGGTCCAGATGGGACTCTCCCGCCAGAAGCAATTGCTTTGATTGAGAAAGCAGACATGTTCTTCTTGTCGAGTACAGATGGAGACAGTATGGATACCAATCACAGAGGAGGACCGAAAGGTTTCATTCGAGTATTGCAGAATGATGAAGGGGGCGTAGAGTTGGTATATCCAGAAT ATTCTGGAAACAGACTATACCAATCCCTAGGAAACCTCAAAGTCAACCCCCTcatcggcatcgtcatcCCCGACTACGACACCTCCAACGCCCTCTACCTCACCGGCCACACGACCATCCTTCTCGGCAAAGACGCCGCCGCCCTCCTCCCACGCTCCAACATGGCCGTCAGAATCACCGTCTCAGCCTCCCACCTCGTCAAAGCGAGCCTCCCTTTCCGCGGCACTCCCAACGAGCCCTCCCCTTACAACCCCCCCGTCAGGTATCTCCTCTCCGAACGAGCACCCGCCTTGGCATCCACAGACCGTCCAGACATCAACGCCACCCTCGTGTCGAGAGAGATTCTCACGCCAACAATCGCCGTCTTCACGTTCAAGCTCGAAACGACAAGCCCCCGCAACTTGCCCCAATGGCAACCAGGCCACCACGTCACCATGGGCTTCGAAACCGAGCTCAGCACCGGCTACGCCCACATGAACGACCGCGACCCCCAATCCCTCAACGACGACTACGTCCGCACCTTTACCGTCTCCAGTCCTCCTGGTTCCCTCTCCAGCAAGGACCTCTTCCAAATCACAGCCCGCCTCCACGGCCCTGTTACGAAATTCCTCTGGCGCCACAACCCCGTGTCTCCATTAGACATCTCCGTCATGGGCTTCGAAGGTAAAGATGCCTTCAAGCTGCCCACTTCCGCATCCACAGCAGGAAAGCAACCCGTCTTCGTCGCTGGTGGCGTCGGCATCACGCCCCTCCTCGCGCAGGCCAAAGCCGTGCTCGACGCCTCCGTCCCGCTCACGCTGTTGTGGACACTGCGTGGCGTGGATCTTCCCCTGGCGATTCACACATTCGACAAGATCCCCGGATTGGCGGAGAGGAGCACCATATTCGCAACGGGATCCCTTGCTTCAGATGAAACCAAGAAGCTGCTTGAGAAGATCAGCGAGCGCGGGGCAACGGTACAGGAGCGACGGATCAACACCCAGGATCTTGAAGACATGAAGGGAGGTGAAAAGAAATTCTATCTATGCACGGGAGCATCACTTTTAACTTCATTGAGAGGTTGGCTGGAGAGCGAAGACGTGGTTTGGGAGGATTTTGGATACTAA